A window from Drosophila yakuba strain Tai18E2 chromosome 3L, Prin_Dyak_Tai18E2_2.1, whole genome shotgun sequence encodes these proteins:
- the LOC6534667 gene encoding TBC1 domain family member 9 isoform X2, giving the protein MWIQPKELLLPSAFWIAEMHSRYFVLQKRRGHGESRGFGSMLVGTYDSVMNTKPAPYRILHQTPSSEVSYEIAIGITQDEIVKDWEWLKANLFKVLDEMENEDEVTNFTICKIQSLYTQNNQDDTGESADFKVMKSKFRQIFKMPEEERLVNCYSATYVKNKIPRQGQLYISLNHVCFYSYMLGQEIKRIIRFAELEDISRNANTIYLKTTNNMTYNFTMLFNASEAHLLIEQLNKMAIQQLIHDPDSPVVDHDTSNFSRLGAKTSKKPVLLRDLTARQKSEEFRIYFRLPQSEIIDGKIKANIWTPYSKRFNSGFIYLSPNFFCFRSDVKDLVSVVIPMKTIKSVEKKDDGQQRFENQIVIITSENVPFMFAHIVDRDVLISKITDLLARIHVPVSRERAKYDISWSKQTALMNTFKTQFSAEIIQKQEEKMMRWEAHFRDFGRGIGMFRTTDVINLIVEGIPDKLRQEIWLIFSGAIHDKEMNPGLYEDLVEKAACIKNCFAHDEIDRDLPRSLPEHPAFQSTDGIGALRRVLQAYALRNPQVGYCQAMNIVSSVFLLFCDEENAFWMLASLCENLLPDYYKDKVVGAQIDQGVLNELVETHLPDLHGHLEQLGVIKMISISWFLTIFMSVISYESSLHILDCFFYEGAKIIFMISLQIIEWNREKLLHCQDDGEAMLVLQNYLEGIYNPEYQVPPTTDKRKMERKVQTQTVQTLIHEAYTKFGEEITQQRIEELRNKHRRLTMRQFDIDNEKTIVKAYVQNAYFSRSELHMLLTIIREEKHALKSLQQQQQKVQCPLSETPQLVPQSPSRPIQDAGAFGGRYEAYSVNYEVFHTLFTELTPWRKCVSVDIGEKLFRLTDKKGTGVLDFGQLINALGLVCSNKNMEKLKLLYVLHLPPLLSKAEIERSRRPRPRIKDDAEEAFEAEDFFDNDASESMEALPSPSDHNFDADDFALISATQHLHNLAGISGNTFMDLSRTPNLSLNSNTSSLAHRSSTFYVDLPGLQDLGAARITPPGVAAAAGAASAAAADHMLLNVETISNFSQISDLVAATRLERADSNATDSRSLGSLGYLLDQPDEGASSSQHSIPHMRKENFQLLWRSIIEIMGLVQDEEMQRAYENLLELGNSNIKKEPSLESFTQLNMGSDEQPDSNGNPTTPAAEPIGTTRLFVALEEELRQASGKSRTTTTSSGDSSSSSTNISESWHISISQFIATVLTVNSIVRGFQTSIQISEQIEQLQKKRRKCLSTNY; this is encoded by the exons atgtGGATTCAGCCCAAGGAGCTGCTCCTGCCCTCGGCGTTTTG GATTGCCGAGATGCACTCGAGATATTTTGTCCTGCAGAAGAGACGTGGTCATGGGGAATCCCGCGGATTCGGTTCCATGTTGGTGGGCACCTACGACAGCGTGATGAACACCAAACCGGCTCCCTATCGCATCCTGCACCAGACGCCCTCGTCGGAGGTGTCTTACG AAATCGCCATTGGCATAACCCAGGATGAGATTGTTAAGGATTGGGAATGGCTGAAAGCAAATCTTTTTAAAGTGCTGGACGAGATGGAGAACGAGGACGAGGTGACCAACTTCACCATATGCAAGATCCAATCTCTGTACACGCAAAACAATCAAGATGACACTGGGGAATCGGCCGATTTCAAGGTTATGAAATCAAAGTTTAGACAGATTTTCAAGATGCCCGAGGAAGAGCGTTTAGTTAACTGCTATTCGGCCAC CTATGTAAAAAACAAGATACCAAGGCAGGGTCAGCTTTACATTTCGCTAAACCATGTCTGCTTCTACTCCTACATGCTGGGTCAAGAGATAAAGCGTATTATACGCTTCGCAGAGCTTGAGGACATCAGCCGAAATGCGAATACCATCTATCTGAAAACCACCAATAACATGACCTACAACTTTACAATGCTCTTTAACGCCAGCGAGGCGCACTTATTGATTGAGCAGCTCAACAAAATGGCCATACAGCAGCTAATCCATGATCCAGATAGTCCTGTAGTCGACCACGATACTTCAAATTTCTCACGGTTGGGTGCCAAAACGTCCAAGAAACCCGTGCTACTGCGCGATTTGACAGCTCGCCAGAAATCCGAGGAGTTCCGAATTTATTTTCGATTGCCACAATCGGAAATAATTGACGGAAAGATTAAGGCTAACATCTGGACACCCTACTCAAAGCGGTTCAATTCAGGATTTATCTACTTATCGCCGAacttcttttgttttcgtaGCGATGTAAAGGATTTGGTCAGCGTTGTTATACCCATGAAGACCATAAAG AGCGTTGAAAAGAAGGACGATGGCCAGCAACGGTTCGAAAAtcaaattgtaattattacaTCGGAGAATGTGCCTTTCATGTTTGCTCATATTGTCGACAGGGATGTGTTAATCTCCAAGATCACAGACCTTCTGGCACGAATTCATGT TCCTGTGAGTCGCGAACGTGCCAAATATGATATTTCGTGGAGCAAGCAGACCGCGCTGATGAACACATTCAAGACACAGTTCAGCGCAGAGATCATACAGAAGCAGGAGGAAAAGATGATGCGCTGGGAGGCGCATTTCCGGGACTTCGGACGAGGCATTGGAATGTTTCGCACAACAGATGTGATAAATTTAATAGTGGAGGGTATTCCCGACAAACTTCGGCAGGAGATCTGGCTGATATTCTCGGGGGCAATCCACGACAAAGAGATGAATCCCGGACTGTACGAGGATCTCGTAGAGAAGGCAGCCTGCATAAAAAACTGCTTTGCCCACGACGAAATAGATCGGGATTTACCGCGTTCGCTGCCCGAGCATCCGGCATTTCAGAGCACTGATGGCATAGGTGCTCTGCGGAGAGTCCTTCAGGCCTATGCTCTGCGCAACCCACAAGTAGGCTACTGTCAGGCCATGAATATTGTGTCGTCGGTGTTCCTGCTTTTCTGTGATGAAGAGAACGCCTTCTGGATGCTGGCCAGCCTATGCGAGAACCTACTACCGGATTACTACAAGGATAAGGTAGTGGGCGCCCAAATCGATCAAGGTGTGCTTAACGAACTGGTGGAGACGCATCTGCCCGATTTGCACGGCCACCTGGAGCAGTTAGGAGTGATTAAGATGATTTCCATTTCCTGGTTCCTTACCATCTTCATGAGCGTGATCAGCTACGAGAGCTCGCTGCACATCCTGGACTGTTTCTTCTACGAGGGCGCGAAGATTATCTTTATGATTTCACTGCAAATCATTGAATGGAACAGGGAAAAGCTGTTGCACTGCCAGGATGATGGCGAAGCCATGCTAGTTTTGCAGAACTACTTGGAGGGAATCTACAATCCGGAGTACCAGGTTCCTCCTACAACGGACAAACGGAAGATGGAGCGTAAAGTCCAAACACAAACAGTTCAGACCCTAATCCACGAGGCGTACACAAAATTCGGCGAGGAAATCACACAGCAGCGCATCGAGGAGTTACGCAACAAACATCGCCGCTTAACGATGCGGCAGTTCGATATCGACAACGAGAAGACCATTGTTAAGGCCTACGTCCAGAATGCGTATTTCAGCCGCAGTGAACTGCATATGCTGCTCACCATTATCCGGGAGGAAAAGCACGCCCTCAAGTccctgcaacagcagcagcaaaaggtTCAATGCCCCTTATCTGAGACTCCCCAGCTGGTGCCTCAGTCCCCAAGCAGACCGATTCAAGATGCCGGCGCATTTGGAGGCAGATACGAGGCTTACAGTGTCAACTATGAGGTATTCCACACGCTTTTTACGGAACTCACGCCCTGGCGCAAGTGCGTCAGCGTAGACATTGGCGAAAAACTGTTCAGG CTTACAGATAAGAAGGGAACTGGCGTTCTCGACTTTGGACAGCTCATCAATGCCTTGGGCCTGGTCTGCTCCAACAAGAACATGGAGAAGCTGAAACTCCTTTACGTTCTGCATCTTCCGCCTCTGTTGTCCAAAGCGGAGATTGAACGATCACGTCGCCCGCGCCCACGCATAAAAGATGATGCCGAGGAGGCTTTCGAGGCGGAGGATTTCTTTGA TAATGACGCCTCTGAGTCGATGGAAGCGCTGCCCTCGCCCTCGGATCACAACTTTGATGCCGATGACTTTGCCCTGATTAGTGCCACTCAGCATCTGCACAACCTGGCCGGAATCTCGGGCAACACATTTATGGACCTGTCACGCACTCCCAATCTGTCGCTGAACTCTAACACCTCCTCGTTGGCGCATCGCAGCTCAACCTTCTATGTGGACCTGCCGGGACTCCAGG ATCTGGGAGCGGCACGCATTACGCCGCCCGGAGTGGCTGCGGCAGCCGGAGCAGCCTCTGCTGCGGCCGCTGATCACATGCTTCTCAATGTCGAGACCATTTCAAATTTCTCACAGATCAGCGACCTAGTTGCGGCCACACGGCTGGAGCGTGCCGACTCGAATGCCACGGACTCGCGCAGCTTGGGCAGTCTTGGCTATCTGCTGGACCAGCCGGATGAAGGCGCTTCTAGTTCGCAGCATAGCATTCCCCACATGCGTAAGGAGAATTTTCAGCTGTTGTGGCGGAGCATCATAGAGATCATGGGTCTGGTCCAAGATGAAGAGATGCAAAGGGCTT ATGAGAATCTCCTTGAGcttggcaacagcaacattaaGAAGGAGCCCAGCCTGGAGAGCTTTACCCAGCTAAATATGGGTAGCGATGAG CAACCGGATAGCAATGGCAATCCGACCACTCCCGCAGCAGAGCCCATTGGCACCACACGCCTCTTTGTGGCTTTGGAAGAGGAGCTGCGTCAGGCGAGCGGAAAGTCCCGGACAACAACGACAAGCAGCGgggacagcagcagcagcagcactaaCATTTCCGAGTCCTGGCACATATCTATCAGCCAGTTCATCGCTACGGTTTTGACCGTCAACAGCATTGTAAGAGGTTTCCAAACATCCATCCAAATAAGCGAACAGATCGAGCAATTGCAAAAGAAGCGGCGCAAGTGTTTGTCTACCAATTACTGA
- the LOC6534661 gene encoding uncharacterized protein LOC6534661 produces the protein MAAIAALPTTTLRRSNNSNHKGIKSRRNERNILTFYEKIAVIRYYEETNISRNSLAKMFHCCATQIRRILDKKKDLLQQLATLSEADASIIIEEMTRKRRKFEMSAISFLLHEWVERCIQMHLNISIRNQKLKETAIRMAAVLNLPSFRPSYRWLSRFRNKYKYEADELGYQGENPLNQDLPVEDIIVEFKHALPNFMQRELDNPGEAVTKGAVLPDFVNLSSENSVMSDHPEEDDEVELVTCEPTMMSSPFSTPEDVEGEKQSDQENRDDQINAGTSTLLNGVFPHLAIIHQFALMNSDIQALEIISQLGVHMQQQAVSGAYHTLSLATTGGDGQADPGAVSLPELPPGSIYADIDDIELIE, from the exons ATGGCTGCTATTGCCGCCTTGCCAACAACAACGTTGCggcgcagcaacaacagcaaccacaaaGGG ATCAAATCCCGTCGCAATGAGCGTAACATCCTAACTTTCTACGAAAAGATTGCCGTGATCCGTTACTATGAAGAGACCAACATCTCGAGGAACAGTCTGGCCAAGATGTTCCACTGCTGCGCCACCCAAATACGTAGAATCTTGGATAAGAAAAAGGATCTGCTCCAGCAGTTGGCCACCTTAAGCGAAGCAGATGCCTCCATTATAATCGAAGAGATGACGCGCAAGCGTCGCAAGTTTGAGATGAGTGCCATCAGTTTCCTTCTACACGAGTGGGTGGAAAGGTGCATCCAAATGCACTTGAACATCAGCATAAGGAACCAAAAACTGAAGGAAACCGCCATCCGGATGGCCGCTGTTCTGAACCTGCCCTCCTTTAGACCATCCTATCGATGGCTAAGCCGATTCCGCAACAAGTACAAGTACGAGGCTGATGAATTGGGTTACCAGGGCGAGAATCCCTTGAACCAGGATTTGCCAGTGGAAGACATTATTGTAGAGTTCAAGCATGCACTGCCGAACTTTATGCAACGGGAGCTGGACAATCCAGGCGAAGCAGTCACAAAAGGAGCTGTTCTACCAGATTTTGTCAATCTCTCCAGCGAAAACAGTGTTATGTCTGATCATCCAGAGGAGGATGATGAAGTGGAATTAGTAACCTGTGAGCCTACCATGATGTCCTCACCATTTAGCACACCAGAAGATGTAGAAGGGGAAAAACAGAGCGACCAGGAAAACCGAGATGATCAGATAAACGCTGGTACCAGCACTCTTCTGAATGGTGTTTTTCCGCATCTAGCCATTATCCATCAATTCGCTCTTATGAACTCGGATATACAGGCATTGGAAATCATCTCCCAATTGGGCGTGCACATGCAGCAACAGGCTGTTTCTGGAGCTTACCACACCCTGTCGCTGGCGACGACCGGAGGAGATGGGCAAGCGGATCCCGGGGCAGTCAGTCTTCCGGAACTGCCACCGGGAAGTATTTACGCCGATATCGATGACATCGAATTGATTGAGTAA
- the LOC6534667 gene encoding TBC1 domain family member 9 isoform X1: MWIQPKELLLPSAFWIAEMHSRYFVLQKRRGHGESRGFGSMLVGTYDSVMNTKPAPYRILHQTPSSEVSYEIAIGITQDEIVKDWEWLKANLFKVLDEMENEDEVTNFTICKIQSLYTQNNQDDTGESADFKVMKSKFRQIFKMPEEERLVNCYSATYVKNKIPRQGQLYISLNHVCFYSYMLGQEIKRIIRFAELEDISRNANTIYLKTTNNMTYNFTMLFNASEAHLLIEQLNKMAIQQLIHDPDSPVVDHDTSNFSRLGAKTSKKPVLLRDLTARQKSEEFRIYFRLPQSEIIDGKIKANIWTPYSKRFNSGFIYLSPNFFCFRSDVKDLVSVVIPMKTIKSVEKKDDGQQRFENQIVIITSENVPFMFAHIVDRDVLISKITDLLARIHVPVSRERAKYDISWSKQTALMNTFKTQFSAEIIQKQEEKMMRWEAHFRDFGRGIGMFRTTDVINLIVEGIPDKLRQEIWLIFSGAIHDKEMNPGLYEDLVEKAACIKNCFAHDEIDRDLPRSLPEHPAFQSTDGIGALRRVLQAYALRNPQVGYCQAMNIVSSVFLLFCDEENAFWMLASLCENLLPDYYKDKVVGAQIDQGVLNELVETHLPDLHGHLEQLGVIKMISISWFLTIFMSVISYESSLHILDCFFYEGAKIIFMISLQIIEWNREKLLHCQDDGEAMLVLQNYLEGIYNPEYQVPPTTDKRKMERKVQTQTVQTLIHEAYTKFGEEITQQRIEELRNKHRRLTMRQFDIDNEKTIVKAYVQNAYFSRSELHMLLTIIREEKHALKSLQQQQQKVQCPLSETPQLVPQSPSRPIQDAGAFGGRYEAYSVNYEVFHTLFTELTPWRKCVSVDIGEKLFRLTDKKGTGVLDFGQLINALGLVCSNKNMEKLKLLYVLHLPPLLSKAEIERSRRPRPRIKDDAEEAFEAEDFFDNDASESMEALPSPSDHNFDADDFALISATQHLHNLAGISGNTFMDLSRTPNLSLNSNTSSLAHRSSTFYVDLPGLQGTATSTDAGRDEDELQRELRQQGRYESIDTFSDISDLGAARITPPGVAAAAGAASAAAADHMLLNVETISNFSQISDLVAATRLERADSNATDSRSLGSLGYLLDQPDEGASSSQHSIPHMRKENFQLLWRSIIEIMGLVQDEEMQRAYENLLELGNSNIKKEPSLESFTQLNMGSDEQPDSNGNPTTPAAEPIGTTRLFVALEEELRQASGKSRTTTTSSGDSSSSSTNISESWHISISQFIATVLTVNSIVRGFQTSIQISEQIEQLQKKRRKCLSTNY; the protein is encoded by the exons atgtGGATTCAGCCCAAGGAGCTGCTCCTGCCCTCGGCGTTTTG GATTGCCGAGATGCACTCGAGATATTTTGTCCTGCAGAAGAGACGTGGTCATGGGGAATCCCGCGGATTCGGTTCCATGTTGGTGGGCACCTACGACAGCGTGATGAACACCAAACCGGCTCCCTATCGCATCCTGCACCAGACGCCCTCGTCGGAGGTGTCTTACG AAATCGCCATTGGCATAACCCAGGATGAGATTGTTAAGGATTGGGAATGGCTGAAAGCAAATCTTTTTAAAGTGCTGGACGAGATGGAGAACGAGGACGAGGTGACCAACTTCACCATATGCAAGATCCAATCTCTGTACACGCAAAACAATCAAGATGACACTGGGGAATCGGCCGATTTCAAGGTTATGAAATCAAAGTTTAGACAGATTTTCAAGATGCCCGAGGAAGAGCGTTTAGTTAACTGCTATTCGGCCAC CTATGTAAAAAACAAGATACCAAGGCAGGGTCAGCTTTACATTTCGCTAAACCATGTCTGCTTCTACTCCTACATGCTGGGTCAAGAGATAAAGCGTATTATACGCTTCGCAGAGCTTGAGGACATCAGCCGAAATGCGAATACCATCTATCTGAAAACCACCAATAACATGACCTACAACTTTACAATGCTCTTTAACGCCAGCGAGGCGCACTTATTGATTGAGCAGCTCAACAAAATGGCCATACAGCAGCTAATCCATGATCCAGATAGTCCTGTAGTCGACCACGATACTTCAAATTTCTCACGGTTGGGTGCCAAAACGTCCAAGAAACCCGTGCTACTGCGCGATTTGACAGCTCGCCAGAAATCCGAGGAGTTCCGAATTTATTTTCGATTGCCACAATCGGAAATAATTGACGGAAAGATTAAGGCTAACATCTGGACACCCTACTCAAAGCGGTTCAATTCAGGATTTATCTACTTATCGCCGAacttcttttgttttcgtaGCGATGTAAAGGATTTGGTCAGCGTTGTTATACCCATGAAGACCATAAAG AGCGTTGAAAAGAAGGACGATGGCCAGCAACGGTTCGAAAAtcaaattgtaattattacaTCGGAGAATGTGCCTTTCATGTTTGCTCATATTGTCGACAGGGATGTGTTAATCTCCAAGATCACAGACCTTCTGGCACGAATTCATGT TCCTGTGAGTCGCGAACGTGCCAAATATGATATTTCGTGGAGCAAGCAGACCGCGCTGATGAACACATTCAAGACACAGTTCAGCGCAGAGATCATACAGAAGCAGGAGGAAAAGATGATGCGCTGGGAGGCGCATTTCCGGGACTTCGGACGAGGCATTGGAATGTTTCGCACAACAGATGTGATAAATTTAATAGTGGAGGGTATTCCCGACAAACTTCGGCAGGAGATCTGGCTGATATTCTCGGGGGCAATCCACGACAAAGAGATGAATCCCGGACTGTACGAGGATCTCGTAGAGAAGGCAGCCTGCATAAAAAACTGCTTTGCCCACGACGAAATAGATCGGGATTTACCGCGTTCGCTGCCCGAGCATCCGGCATTTCAGAGCACTGATGGCATAGGTGCTCTGCGGAGAGTCCTTCAGGCCTATGCTCTGCGCAACCCACAAGTAGGCTACTGTCAGGCCATGAATATTGTGTCGTCGGTGTTCCTGCTTTTCTGTGATGAAGAGAACGCCTTCTGGATGCTGGCCAGCCTATGCGAGAACCTACTACCGGATTACTACAAGGATAAGGTAGTGGGCGCCCAAATCGATCAAGGTGTGCTTAACGAACTGGTGGAGACGCATCTGCCCGATTTGCACGGCCACCTGGAGCAGTTAGGAGTGATTAAGATGATTTCCATTTCCTGGTTCCTTACCATCTTCATGAGCGTGATCAGCTACGAGAGCTCGCTGCACATCCTGGACTGTTTCTTCTACGAGGGCGCGAAGATTATCTTTATGATTTCACTGCAAATCATTGAATGGAACAGGGAAAAGCTGTTGCACTGCCAGGATGATGGCGAAGCCATGCTAGTTTTGCAGAACTACTTGGAGGGAATCTACAATCCGGAGTACCAGGTTCCTCCTACAACGGACAAACGGAAGATGGAGCGTAAAGTCCAAACACAAACAGTTCAGACCCTAATCCACGAGGCGTACACAAAATTCGGCGAGGAAATCACACAGCAGCGCATCGAGGAGTTACGCAACAAACATCGCCGCTTAACGATGCGGCAGTTCGATATCGACAACGAGAAGACCATTGTTAAGGCCTACGTCCAGAATGCGTATTTCAGCCGCAGTGAACTGCATATGCTGCTCACCATTATCCGGGAGGAAAAGCACGCCCTCAAGTccctgcaacagcagcagcaaaaggtTCAATGCCCCTTATCTGAGACTCCCCAGCTGGTGCCTCAGTCCCCAAGCAGACCGATTCAAGATGCCGGCGCATTTGGAGGCAGATACGAGGCTTACAGTGTCAACTATGAGGTATTCCACACGCTTTTTACGGAACTCACGCCCTGGCGCAAGTGCGTCAGCGTAGACATTGGCGAAAAACTGTTCAGG CTTACAGATAAGAAGGGAACTGGCGTTCTCGACTTTGGACAGCTCATCAATGCCTTGGGCCTGGTCTGCTCCAACAAGAACATGGAGAAGCTGAAACTCCTTTACGTTCTGCATCTTCCGCCTCTGTTGTCCAAAGCGGAGATTGAACGATCACGTCGCCCGCGCCCACGCATAAAAGATGATGCCGAGGAGGCTTTCGAGGCGGAGGATTTCTTTGA TAATGACGCCTCTGAGTCGATGGAAGCGCTGCCCTCGCCCTCGGATCACAACTTTGATGCCGATGACTTTGCCCTGATTAGTGCCACTCAGCATCTGCACAACCTGGCCGGAATCTCGGGCAACACATTTATGGACCTGTCACGCACTCCCAATCTGTCGCTGAACTCTAACACCTCCTCGTTGGCGCATCGCAGCTCAACCTTCTATGTGGACCTGCCGGGACTCCAGGGTACTGCAACATCCACTGATGCTGGGCGGGACGAAGACGAACTCCAGCGAGAGCTTCGCCAGCAGGGCCGTTACGAATCGATTGACACATTTTCGGATATTTCAGATCTGGGAGCGGCACGCATTACGCCGCCCGGAGTGGCTGCGGCAGCCGGAGCAGCCTCTGCTGCGGCCGCTGATCACATGCTTCTCAATGTCGAGACCATTTCAAATTTCTCACAGATCAGCGACCTAGTTGCGGCCACACGGCTGGAGCGTGCCGACTCGAATGCCACGGACTCGCGCAGCTTGGGCAGTCTTGGCTATCTGCTGGACCAGCCGGATGAAGGCGCTTCTAGTTCGCAGCATAGCATTCCCCACATGCGTAAGGAGAATTTTCAGCTGTTGTGGCGGAGCATCATAGAGATCATGGGTCTGGTCCAAGATGAAGAGATGCAAAGGGCTT ATGAGAATCTCCTTGAGcttggcaacagcaacattaaGAAGGAGCCCAGCCTGGAGAGCTTTACCCAGCTAAATATGGGTAGCGATGAG CAACCGGATAGCAATGGCAATCCGACCACTCCCGCAGCAGAGCCCATTGGCACCACACGCCTCTTTGTGGCTTTGGAAGAGGAGCTGCGTCAGGCGAGCGGAAAGTCCCGGACAACAACGACAAGCAGCGgggacagcagcagcagcagcactaaCATTTCCGAGTCCTGGCACATATCTATCAGCCAGTTCATCGCTACGGTTTTGACCGTCAACAGCATTGTAAGAGGTTTCCAAACATCCATCCAAATAAGCGAACAGATCGAGCAATTGCAAAAGAAGCGGCGCAAGTGTTTGTCTACCAATTACTGA